Within the Echinicola sp. 20G genome, the region AGATGCCCTTAAAGTGAAGGACATCGGAGGCCTAGAATGTGCTAAGTGCCACTATTAATTGAAAAATCTTTAAGAACATTCTTTTCTTTAATATAAAATGAAAGAAAATAAAAAGACATACTGGAAGGGATTAGAACAGTTGACAAACGATCCGGAATTTGTAAAAAATGCTGATCGCGAATTTCCTGAGTACCTTCCTATTAGCGGACAAGAAGAAGGAGGATCTTCTAGAAGAGACTTCCTAAAACTAATGGGTTTCAGTCTTGCAGCAGCTTCATTGGCAGCTTGTGAGGCACCAGTTAGAAAAGCTATTCCTTATGTGAACAAGCCAGCGGATGTAAACCCTTCCGTGCCAAATTACTATGCATCTTCCTTCTTTGGAGGTGGTGAGTATGCATCTGTTGTGGTTAAAACCAGAGAAGGTAGACCGATAAAAGTAGACGGTAACAAACTGTCTCCGGTTACCAAGGGAGGTACAAGCTCAATTGTTGAAGCTTCCGTACTTTCTTTATATGATAAAGAACGATTGACAGGCCCATATAAGAATGGTGAAAAATCAGATTGGGCTACTGTAGATAAAGAAGTTGTTTCGAAACTTAGAGCTGCAGGAAATGTGAAAGTGGTAACCAACACGATCATGTCTCCTTCCACTGAGAAAGCTTTAAATGCTCTGACCGAAGCTATAGGTGGTGCGGAAGTGGTCACTTATGACCCAACTTCTACTTATGGTATCATAAAAGCAAATGAAACTTATTACGGAGCAGGTGTTCTTCCAAATTATAGCTTTGACAAAGCTAATGTAATTGTAAGCTTTGGAGCTGACTTCCTTGGAACTTGGATTGCTCCAATTGAGTATTCCAAGCAGTATGCTCAAGGAAGAAAAATCACCAAGGAAAACCCGAGCATGTCTCGTCATTTCCAGTTTGAGTCCAACCTTTCTTTGACAGGTGCTAATGCTGATTATAGGACTCCAATAAAAGCTTCCCAAAGTGGACTAGCCGTATTGGTACTATATAACTTGATCGCCAAAAAAGCTGGAGCAGCTACTTTAAGAGCAGCGGGTGTTGAAGTAGCTCATTTGGAGAAGGCTGCTAATGAACTTTGGGCAAACAAAGGAAAATCATTGGTAGTCTCTGGGTCTAACGATCCAAATGTACAAGTTGTTGTTAATGCAATTAACGAATTGCTAGGAAACAACAACGCTACAATAAGCTATGTAAAAGCTGTAAACTTTAAGCAAGGTAATGATGCACAAATGTCTAAGTTTGTTGCAGATCTATCTGCTGGCAGAGTAGGTGGGGTATTGTTCTATAACTGTAATCCAGTATATGACCATCCGCAAGGTGAAGCTTTAGGACAGGCTATTGCAAAAGCTAAAGTTTCTGTTGCGACCAATGGCACTTTGGATGAAACAGCTTCTCTAGTGGGATATGTTGCTCCTGATCATCATTACTTGGAATCTTGGAATGATTTTAACCCTAAAGCAGGAGAGTACAGTTTATCTCAGCCAGCTATTTCTCCACTTTTTGATACTAGACAAGCTCAAGAGTCTTTCTTGACTTGGGCTGGGGTTTCTACAAACTATTACGATTTCCTTCAGGATAGTTGGAAAGAGCTTTACGCTAATCAATCAGAAGTTAGCACCTTTCAGGAATTCTGGGATAGGTCACTATATAATGGATGTTATTCAGTAGAACTGAACACTGAAGAAGCTGAACTGGTTGCTGTTGGAGATATCAACGCTGCTGCAGTTGCCATTGGTAAAACTTATTCTGCTTCTAATTCCGGTGCTGAATTGATCATGTACCAAAAAGTAGGTATTGGTGATGGTACTTTCGCCAATAACCCTTGGTTGCAGGAGATGTCTGATCCAATTTCGAAAGCTACTTGGGACAATTATCTGACTGTTTCTCAAAAATGGGCCAATGAAAACGGCCTGAAGATGTTTGAAGGAGAAACTAAGAAGGCCAAAATTACTGTAAATGGTAAATCGCTTATTGTTCCAGTATTGGTACAACCAGGTCAAGCTGAAGGAACTATCGGTTTAGCGATAGGATATGGTAGAACCAAAGCAGGTAGAGTAGCCAACGGTGTAGGTGTAAATGCCTATCAGCTATTGGACAACTCTAAGGGCTTTGTCAACTTTGACATCACTTCAGGAGTTACCATTGAATTAACTGCTGACTCTTATAAAATAGCACAAACTCAGACTCACCAGACATACATGAATCGCGACAATGTGATTCAGGAATCTGTTTTATCAGAGTATAAAAAAGATCCTTCTGCAGGTCGAGTTCATCCGGAAATTTACAAGGATGGTGAGTTTGTAAAACCTTCCAAAATCTCACTTTGGAATGGTCATAAGTATAGCCAACACCACTGGGGCTTAGCAATTGACATGAACTCTTGTGTTGGTTGCGGAGCTTGTACCGTTGCCTGTCAAGTTGAAAACAACGTGGCTGTAGTAGGCAAGCAAGAAGTCTTGAACAGAAGGGAAATGGCTTGGATCAGAATTGATCGTTACTACAGTTCAGATGCTGAAGCGAGCGATTTGGATGGTTTGGAAAATGCTTCTGATAACCCAGAGGTGACTTTCCAACCAATGATGTGTCAGCACTGTAACAATGCTCCTTGTGAGACAGTTTGTCCAGTAGCGGCTACAACGCACAGTTCTGAAGGACTTAACCAAATGACTTACAACAGATGTATCGGTACTCGTTATTGT harbors:
- a CDS encoding TAT-variant-translocated molybdopterin oxidoreductase, which produces MKENKKTYWKGLEQLTNDPEFVKNADREFPEYLPISGQEEGGSSRRDFLKLMGFSLAAASLAACEAPVRKAIPYVNKPADVNPSVPNYYASSFFGGGEYASVVVKTREGRPIKVDGNKLSPVTKGGTSSIVEASVLSLYDKERLTGPYKNGEKSDWATVDKEVVSKLRAAGNVKVVTNTIMSPSTEKALNALTEAIGGAEVVTYDPTSTYGIIKANETYYGAGVLPNYSFDKANVIVSFGADFLGTWIAPIEYSKQYAQGRKITKENPSMSRHFQFESNLSLTGANADYRTPIKASQSGLAVLVLYNLIAKKAGAATLRAAGVEVAHLEKAANELWANKGKSLVVSGSNDPNVQVVVNAINELLGNNNATISYVKAVNFKQGNDAQMSKFVADLSAGRVGGVLFYNCNPVYDHPQGEALGQAIAKAKVSVATNGTLDETASLVGYVAPDHHYLESWNDFNPKAGEYSLSQPAISPLFDTRQAQESFLTWAGVSTNYYDFLQDSWKELYANQSEVSTFQEFWDRSLYNGCYSVELNTEEAELVAVGDINAAAVAIGKTYSASNSGAELIMYQKVGIGDGTFANNPWLQEMSDPISKATWDNYLTVSQKWANENGLKMFEGETKKAKITVNGKSLIVPVLVQPGQAEGTIGLAIGYGRTKAGRVANGVGVNAYQLLDNSKGFVNFDITSGVTIELTADSYKIAQTQTHQTYMNRDNVIQESVLSEYKKDPSAGRVHPEIYKDGEFVKPSKISLWNGHKYSQHHWGLAIDMNSCVGCGACTVACQVENNVAVVGKQEVLNRREMAWIRIDRYYSSDAEASDLDGLENASDNPEVTFQPMMCQHCNNAPCETVCPVAATTHSSEGLNQMTYNRCIGTRYCANNCPYKVRRFNWFKYHDNKDFAKVNVAQNDDLGKMVLNPDVTVRARGVMEKCSLCVQRIQAGKLAAKRENRKIKDGEVNVACAVACSTDALVFGDMNDPNSQVSQLLKIKENTTSAVKEVNEERAYHVLEEINVSPNVWYFTKIRNKDKKEA